Proteins encoded together in one Miscanthus floridulus cultivar M001 chromosome 16, ASM1932011v1, whole genome shotgun sequence window:
- the LOC136513986 gene encoding ABC transporter G family member 23-like → MEDDEISELYLLSRFAPSSSTPHHQLRAAEVAMDQDLSSELDPALLMSTSTSSSSPPGSASPSSSFSHPSPPHYTFAVNNLSCAAPRRRAAANLLPSFLSSFSASPAPDATDGAAGLLKSVSFTASSSNILAVVGPSGAGKSTLLRILSGRGTGSEIAKPGTVSLNGHAVASRAQLRRLCGFVTQDDNLLPLLTVRETILFAARFRLRGAATAGERRERVEALMQELGLSEVADSYVGGGDGCGLSAARGVSGGERKRVSIAVDIVHDPPVLLLDEPTSGLDSRSALDVLQLLHDVSRARRQVVVLSIHQPSYRMLHYISSLLLLSRGAVAHFGTLKSLEDALARLGHKIPMQLNPLELAMEVTGQLKEDRSRIDVDGDHHADDEDEVSRLVISGRRLDVPDQGYCSRFTEVAALTVRCWRTMYRTRELFAARAAQAVVGGLGLGSVYFRLSPDSADGVPLRLGLFAFTLSFLLSSTVEALPILLHERRVLMREASRRAYRLSSYVVANALVFAPCLLAVSLLFSAPLYWLAGLRATPLAAFAFFVLAVWLIVLMASSLVLFLSAVSPDFVLGNALICVFLGVFFLFSGYFIPKDSIPRYWAFMYYVSMYRYPLDLLLINEYGGSARGRCVAWMGGNNGAMSGGVCLRTGADVLRDRGIDEGMKWVNVGVMLGFFLLYRLMCWAVLVRRASKTTL, encoded by the coding sequence TCGGAGCTGGACCCGGCGCTGCTCATGTCGACGTCGACGTCCTCCTCGTCGCCGCCAGGCTCGGCCTCGCCCTCGTCCTCCTTCTCCCACCCGTCCCCGCCCCACTACACCTTTGCCGTCAACAACCTCTCATGTGCCGCCcctcgccgccgcgccgccgccaacCTCCTGCCGTCGTTCCTGTCCTCCTTCTCCGCTTCGCCGGCCCCCGATGCCACCGACGGCGCGGCGGGCCTGCTCAAGTCCGTGTCCTTCACTGCCTCCAGCTCCAACATCCTCGCCGTTGTGGGCCCCAGCGGCGCCGGCAAGTCGACGCTGCTCCGCATCCTGTCCGGCCGCGGCACGGGCTCCGAGATCGCCAAGCCCGGCACGGTGTCGCTCAACGGGCACGCGGTCGCCTCCCGCGCGCAGCTGCGGCGGCTCTGCGGGTTCGTCACGCAGGACGACAACCTGCTCCCGCTCCTCACGGTCCGCGAGACCATCCTCTTCGCCGCCCGGTTCAGGCTCCGCGGCGCCGCGACCGCCGGGGAGCGCCGCGAGCGCGTGGAGGCGCTCATGCAGGAGCTCGGCCTGTCCGAGGTCGCTGACAGCTACGTCGGCGGCGGGGACGGCTGCGGGCTGTCGGCCGCCCGAGGGGTGTCCGGAGGCGAGCGGAAGCGGGTGTCCATCGCGGTAGACATCGTGCACGACCCGCCGGTGCTGCTGCTGGATGAGCCCACGTCGGGGCTGGACAGCCGCTCCGCCCTGGACGTGCTGCAGCTGCTGCACGACGTGTCCCGCGCGCGCCGGCAGGTGGTGGTGCTCAGCATCCACCAGCCCAGCTACCGCATGCTGCACTACATCTCCTCGCTGCTTCTGCTCTCCCGCGGCGCCGTCGCGCACTTCGGCACGCTCAAGTCGCTGGAGGACGCGCTGGCGCGGCTGGGCCACAAGATCCCCATGCAGCTCAACCCGCTGGAGCTCGCCATGGAGGTCACCGGCCAGCTCAAGGAGGACCGCTCCAGGATCGACGTGGACGGTGATCACCATGCCGACGACGAGGATGAGGTGAGCCGCCTTGTGATCAGTGGACGACGCCTCGACGTCCCCGACCAGGGCTACTGCAGCCGCTTCACGGAGGTGGCGGCGCTGACCGTGCGCTGCTGGCGCACCATGTACCGCACGCGGGAGCTGTTCGCGGCGCGCGCCGCGCAGGCCGTGGTgggcggcctcggcctcggcagcGTCTACTTCCGCCTCAGCCCGGACAGCGCCGACGGCGTGCCGCTCCGGCTGGGACTCTTCGCCTTCACCCTCAGCTTCCTCCTCTCGTCCACCGTGGAGGCCCTGCCCATCCTCCTCCACGAGCGCCGCGTGCTGATGCGGGAGGCCTCCAGGCGCGCGTACCGCCTCTCCTCGTACGTGGTGGCCAACGCGCTCGTCTTCGCGCCGTGCCTCCTCGCCGTGTCGCTCCTCTTCTCGGCGCCGCTCTACTGGCTCGCAGGGCTCCGCGCCACGCCACTCGCCGCCTTCGCCTTCTTCGTCCTCGCCGTCTGGCTCATCGTGCTCATGGCAAGCTCCCTCGTGCTCTTCCTCAGCGCCGTGTCGCCGGACTTCGTGCTCGGGAACGCCCTCATCTGCGTGTTCCTGggcgtcttcttcctcttctccggcTACTTCATCCCCAAGGACAGCATCCCGAGGTACTGGGCGTTCATGTACTACGTGTCCATGTACAGGTACCCGCTAGATCTGCTGCTCATCAACGAGTACGGGGGCAGCGCAAGGGGCAGGTGCGTGGCGTGGATGGGAGGAAACAATGGCGCCATGTCCGGCGGCGTGTGCTTGAGGACCGGAGCCGACGTGCTCAGGGACAGGGGCATCGACGAGGGGATGAAGTGGGTCAACGTCGGGGTCATGCTGGGGTTCTTCCTGCTCTACAGGCTCATGTGCTGGGCTGTGCTCGTCAGGAGGGCCTCCAAGACCACCTTGTGA